The following are from one region of the Nicotiana tabacum cultivar K326 chromosome 3, ASM71507v2, whole genome shotgun sequence genome:
- the LOC107796815 gene encoding B3 domain-containing transcription factor VRN1, producing MAAKPQLQNGEGSSHWKSSTNITQPKFFKIILSQHECSRLRIPEDFASRYCKNMLNPVYLEVPSGEVWEVEVVHSEGQICLGIGWQDFSDFYSISCGHFLMFGYNARSHFNVTVFDLSASEIEYPTKEIESDDSIDISDVVEHSVENLSHGPLGQERKRKRQERESEDDIPVNVQTKVIEEEESQGNVVSLERSEGCREQEQQSNIITSKSDTERDEERAENYQRAKAFKSKNPFIISFMHPSYVTRPHNLSIPLKFARKYFMQNRGKLVLRVPGSGFWTVKCTLRTGNAKITCGWKAFVLDNKLKSGDVCVLEVIKDTKLLLIDVTIFPGVSDSTNESINAEASVPCSPAYQRAKAFTSENPFFIYPMQPSYVSGPSLTISRVIASKFFPTRYSDVVLQVPNKRSWALNCTVGTKNGRLNSGWKKFVQDNSIKIGDVCVFEQVSRTKLLFNVYIFPAVEGV from the exons ATGGCAGCTAAGCCCCAATTGCAAAATGGTGAAGGCTCTTCCCATTGGAAATCTTCTACTAACATTACTCAACCCAAGTTCTTCAAGATTATATTATCCCAACATGAATGCAGCCGTCTG AGGATTCCAGAAGACTTTGCGAGCAGATATTGCAAGAACATGCTTAACCCTGTGTATCTTGAGGTTCCCAGTGGAGAAGTATGGGAGGTTGAAGTTGTTCATTCTGAAGGCCAAATTTGTCTAGGCATTGGATGGCAAGATTTCAGTGACTTCTATTCAATAAGCTGCGGCCACTTTTTGATGTTCGGATACAATGCTCGTTCCCATTTTAATGTCACTGTATTTGATTTGAGTGCGTCAGAAATTGAATATCCAACAAAAGAGATTGAGTCGGATGATTCCATAGATATTTCGGATGTGGTTGAGCACTCTGTTGAAAATCTGAGCCATGGTCCCTTAGGCcaggagagaaaaagaaaaagacaagaaaGGGAATCAGAGGATGATATTCCAGTTAACGTTCAAACTAAAGTAATCGAGGAAGAAGAGTCTCAAGGAAATGTAGTTTCACTAG AAAGAAGCGAAGGCTGTAGGGAGCAGGAGCAACAATCCAACATTATTACCAGTAAGAGCGACACAGAGAGGGACGAAGAGAGAGCTGAAAACTACCAAAGAGCAAAAGCTTTTAAATCTAAGAACCCATTCATTATATCTTTTATGCATCCATCTTATGTCACGAGACCACACAATCTG TCCATACCGTTGAAATTTGCTCGGAAGTATTTCATGCAGAACCGTGGCAAGTTAGTGCTTCGTGTTCCAGGAAGTGGATTTTGGACTGTCAAATGCACTTTACGAACGGGAAATGCTAAAATTACTTGTGGATGGAAGGCATTCGTGCTGGACAATAAGTTAAAATCTGGTGATGTTTGTGTCCTCGAAGTGATTAAAGACACTAAGCTCTTATTGATAGATGTCACCATATTTCCAGGGGTTTCTGATAGTACAAACGAGTCTATCAACGCTGAGGCTTCAGTTCCATGTTCTCCAGCCTATCAAAGAGCAAAAGCTTTTACATCTGAAAATCCATTCTTCATATATCCTATGCAGCCATCATATGTTTCTGGCCCTTCATTG ACCATATCACGGGTGATTGCTAGTAAATTTTTCCCCACTAGATATAGCGATGTGGTGCTTCAAGTTCCAAACAAGAGATCATGGGCTTTGAATTGCACTGTTGGAACAAAAAATGGTAGGTTGAATTCAGGTTGGAAGAAGTTTGTGCAGGACAATAGCATAAAAATAGGTGATGTTTGTGTCTTCGAACAGGTTAGTAGAACCAAACTTTTATTCAATGTCTACATATTTCCTGCAGTCGAAGGTGTGTGA